One segment of Synechococcus sp. A15-24 DNA contains the following:
- a CDS encoding DUF427 domain-containing protein: MQAIFNGTVLADSDDIVMVDGNPYFPRSAMAEGLFRASDHATVCGWKGTARYWDVVIGDQVIRNAVWTYDTPKPDAESIRERFAFYRGKGVELQ; this comes from the coding sequence ATGCAGGCGATCTTCAACGGCACGGTGCTGGCTGACAGCGACGACATCGTGATGGTGGATGGCAACCCCTATTTCCCCCGCTCTGCCATGGCAGAGGGGTTGTTCCGAGCGTCCGATCACGCCACGGTCTGTGGATGGAAAGGCACGGCTCGCTACTGGGATGTGGTGATTGGCGATCAGGTGATCCGCAACGCCGTTTGGACTTACGACACCCCCAAGCCAGACGCGGAATCGATCCGTGAACGCTTCGCCTTCTACCGGGGCAAAGGGGTAGAGCTGCAGTGA
- a CDS encoding Nif11-like leader peptide family natural product precursor, whose product MALDQLKGFLLRLQDDEALKQSVLAASTADDVAKIACGLGYSFGGDELLRFSGNKVGRVTVSKQETPGEYN is encoded by the coding sequence ATGGCTCTCGATCAACTGAAAGGCTTCTTGCTCCGTCTGCAGGACGACGAAGCCCTGAAGCAGTCAGTGCTGGCGGCATCCACAGCCGATGATGTCGCCAAGATCGCCTGCGGGCTGGGCTACTCCTTCGGTGGCGATGAATTGCTGCGGTTCTCCGGCAACAAAGTGGGGCGGGTGACGGTGTCCAAGCAGGAGACGCCTGGGGAATACAACTGA